A DNA window from SAR86 cluster bacterium contains the following coding sequences:
- the frr gene encoding ribosome recycling factor — protein sequence MLEDIIEDSTNRMGKALDALETAFKSIRTGRANPSLLDSIKIDYYGSLTPLSQLANIGIEDATTLSIVPFESTLLPDIEKAIYESDIGINPATSGDKIRVIVPKLTEETRRDLIKKAKSEAENSKISIRNIRRDGNSQLKEFLKEKEISEDDDRKGQELIQNLTDEFIKNIDTSLDNKEKDLLDF from the coding sequence ATGCTAGAAGATATTATAGAAGATTCTACAAATAGGATGGGTAAAGCTCTAGATGCTTTGGAGACAGCTTTTAAATCCATTAGAACAGGAAGAGCAAATCCTTCTTTATTGGATTCAATAAAAATAGATTATTATGGATCTCTTACACCGCTATCTCAATTAGCCAATATAGGCATAGAAGATGCAACAACATTATCTATTGTACCCTTCGAATCTACCTTACTTCCTGACATAGAGAAAGCAATCTATGAGTCAGATATCGGTATAAATCCAGCTACTTCTGGGGATAAAATAAGAGTTATAGTTCCAAAGTTAACTGAAGAAACTCGTAGAGATCTTATTAAGAAGGCTAAATCAGAAGCGGAGAATTCTAAAATATCTATTAGGAATATTAGGCGTGATGGGAACTCTCAATTAAAAGAATTTCTAAAAGAAAAAGAAATTAGTGAAGATGATGACAGAAAAGGACAAGAGTTAATTCAAAATCTCACTGACGAATTTATAAAGAATATTGACACTTCTTTGGATAATAAGGAAAAAGACCTGCTAGATTTCTAG
- the tsf gene encoding translation elongation factor Ts, with protein sequence MTEISASQVKDLREKTGLGLMDCKKALQDSSGDIELAIVNLRKSSALKAEKKSTRSAAEGIILAETSKENKVILIEVNCETDFVSKDKNFIDFCEKASIVAKSYDLNDGLLDHVNQQLENDRESLIQKIGENILIRKVESIEGEVVNFYIHSNNKIASAVSLNQGSLELGKDIAMHIAAANPLVVSPKDLSQDLIDKELDIIRSQVSKENKPAEIQEKMVTGRLNKYLSEVSLLKQGFVKDPGKSVEAYLKENNGNVSEFIRLEVGQGIEKEEVDFATEVMSQISDSE encoded by the coding sequence ATGACAGAAATATCAGCTTCACAAGTTAAAGATTTAAGAGAAAAGACTGGTCTGGGACTTATGGATTGCAAGAAAGCTCTTCAAGATTCCTCAGGTGATATAGAGTTAGCCATAGTTAATTTAAGGAAAAGTAGTGCATTAAAGGCTGAAAAGAAATCAACTAGGTCAGCAGCTGAAGGAATTATATTGGCAGAGACCTCCAAAGAGAATAAAGTGATATTGATAGAAGTTAATTGTGAAACTGATTTTGTTTCCAAAGATAAAAACTTTATAGATTTCTGTGAAAAAGCTTCCATTGTTGCAAAAAGTTATGATTTGAATGACGGTCTTTTAGATCATGTTAATCAACAACTTGAAAATGATAGAGAATCATTGATTCAGAAGATAGGTGAGAATATTCTGATAAGAAAAGTTGAAAGTATTGAAGGTGAGGTTGTAAATTTTTATATCCATAGCAATAATAAGATAGCTTCAGCTGTCTCCTTAAATCAAGGCTCTTTAGAATTAGGGAAAGATATAGCTATGCATATCGCTGCTGCTAACCCTTTGGTAGTTTCGCCTAAAGATTTAAGCCAAGATTTAATAGATAAAGAACTAGATATTATAAGATCCCAAGTTTCGAAAGAAAATAAACCTGCTGAAATCCAAGAAAAGATGGTCACTGGTAGGTTAAATAAATATCTTTCAGAAGTAAGTCTTCTGAAGCAAGGTTTTGTAAAGGATCCAGGGAAATCTGTGGAGGCCTATCTAAAAGAAAACAATGGAAATGTATCTGAATTTATTAGATTAGAAGTAGGTCAAGGAATTGAAAAAGAGGAAGTAGATTTTGCAACTGAGGTTATGTCTCAGATTAGTGATTCTGAGTAG
- the rpsB gene encoding 30S ribosomal protein S2: MSEITLEDLLEVGAHFGHQTKYWNPRMEEYIFGVRNKIHIHDLNLTLESLPPAIEFVKSLASKNNKLLFVATKRTASKIIETEASRCGMPYVSQRWLGGMLTNYKTIRSSIKRLEDLIVQKEDGTFSKLTKKEGLKIEREINRLERSIGGVREMGGLPDALFVVDVKLESIAVTEARKMGIPIIGIVDTNSDPEGIDYVIPANDDSMRSIGLFTRAISDACLEGLELATGIGSVGSGPSITRKKEDESVEEVQDNPQEKLGEGEVANSGKKPVDY, translated from the coding sequence ATGAGTGAAATAACACTCGAAGACCTACTGGAAGTTGGAGCACATTTTGGTCATCAAACCAAATATTGGAATCCAAGAATGGAAGAGTATATTTTTGGAGTAAGGAATAAAATTCATATTCATGATTTAAATTTAACTCTAGAATCCTTACCACCAGCTATAGAATTTGTTAAATCTTTAGCTTCAAAAAATAATAAATTACTTTTTGTAGCTACAAAGAGAACAGCTTCTAAAATTATAGAAACTGAAGCTTCTCGATGTGGAATGCCTTATGTAAGCCAAAGATGGTTAGGGGGTATGCTTACAAATTATAAGACTATTAGGTCTTCTATAAAACGTCTCGAAGACCTCATTGTTCAAAAAGAAGATGGAACATTTTCTAAGTTAACAAAAAAAGAGGGTTTAAAAATTGAAAGAGAAATTAATCGTCTTGAGAGGTCTATAGGTGGAGTCAGGGAGATGGGAGGATTGCCCGATGCATTATTTGTAGTAGATGTGAAATTAGAATCTATTGCAGTAACAGAAGCTAGAAAAATGGGAATACCAATCATAGGCATAGTTGACACGAATAGTGACCCGGAAGGTATAGATTATGTAATACCGGCTAATGATGACTCAATGCGATCTATTGGATTATTTACCAGAGCTATTTCAGATGCTTGCTTAGAGGGTTTAGAATTAGCAACAGGTATAGGAAGTGTTGGGTCTGGTCCTTCTATAACAAGAAAAAAAGAAGATGAATCAGTTGAAGAAGTTCAAGATAATCCGCAAGAAAAGTTGGGAGAAGGAGAAGTAGCTAACTCTGGAAAGAAACCAGTAGACTATTAA
- the dapB gene encoding 4-hydroxy-tetrahydrodipicolinate reductase encodes MVNVFITGATGKMGKEIISATEEHPRCNLVGASGSKNNDLIGQDLGELLGREELGIFLSSNFINCNNADVIIDFSFKDYSLMVANYAAENKIPLVIGTTGFNEKECNELELHAQHIPLLITPNTSRGINFIEQMIEMSGDLLIPFDDIKIEETHNKHKKDMPSGTSKYLSKVINKKLNKKIRDKDIISIRKGDIKGEHKIFIKNEHELLEIKHSVTDRGVFAKGALEAGIWLSSQSKGIYQMSDIHSFSS; translated from the coding sequence ATGGTTAATGTTTTTATAACAGGTGCAACTGGAAAAATGGGAAAAGAGATTATTTCCGCAACTGAAGAACACCCTAGATGTAACTTAGTCGGAGCTTCTGGTTCCAAAAATAATGACTTAATAGGTCAAGATTTAGGTGAGTTATTAGGTCGCGAAGAGCTAGGTATATTTTTATCATCTAATTTCATTAACTGTAATAATGCAGATGTTATAATAGACTTCTCTTTCAAAGATTATTCTTTAATGGTTGCTAATTATGCAGCAGAAAATAAGATACCCTTAGTTATAGGTACGACAGGTTTTAACGAAAAAGAATGTAATGAATTAGAATTGCATGCTCAACACATCCCTCTGTTAATAACTCCAAATACAAGTAGGGGTATTAATTTTATAGAACAAATGATTGAGATGTCAGGTGATCTTTTAATACCTTTTGACGATATAAAAATTGAAGAAACTCATAATAAACATAAGAAGGATATGCCTTCAGGAACTTCAAAATACTTATCTAAGGTAATAAATAAAAAGTTAAATAAGAAAATTAGAGATAAGGATATTATTTCCATTAGAAAAGGAGACATAAAGGGCGAACATAAAATTTTTATTAAGAATGAACATGAACTTCTAGAAATAAAACATTCAGTAACTGATAGGGGAGTTTTTGCTAAAGGAGCACTAGAAGCTGGGATTTGGCTAAGCAGTCAATCCAAAGGAATCTATCAAATGTCTGATATACATAGTTTTTCTTCTTAA
- the dnaJ gene encoding molecular chaperone DnaJ, producing MSKRDYYEVLGQQKGASEDDLKKAYRKQAMKYHPDRNPDDPKASEKFKEATEAYDVLSDPAKKQAYDQFGHQGVESGGFGGGRSASDFSDIFGDIFGDIFGGSNDPFSRSQRSNRGSDLQYSMSITLENAAKGTTEKIKIPTLQTCNICAGSGSKPGSRPITCRDCNGAGQVRMQQGFFSVAQTCRSCSGSGQIISDPCNECKGQGRNQKSKTLSVKIPAGVDSGDRIRLSGEGEGGVKGGQAGDLFVEFNVLDHEVFERDGKHLYCETPISFIQATLGGEIEIPTLESKVKIKIPEGTQTGKLFRLKSKGVKPVRGGSIGDLLCRVVIETPQQLTKKQKEILIELEASLKNGNKQTPLSNEWFKKVKSFFDSK from the coding sequence GTGTCTAAAAGAGATTACTATGAAGTCCTTGGACAGCAAAAAGGCGCAAGTGAAGATGATCTAAAAAAAGCCTATCGTAAACAGGCAATGAAATATCATCCTGATAGGAATCCAGATGACCCAAAAGCTTCTGAAAAATTTAAGGAAGCAACCGAAGCGTATGATGTGCTTTCAGATCCAGCTAAAAAACAGGCTTATGACCAATTTGGTCACCAGGGAGTTGAATCAGGAGGTTTTGGAGGTGGAAGATCTGCATCTGATTTTTCAGATATTTTTGGTGATATTTTTGGTGATATTTTTGGTGGATCTAATGATCCTTTTTCAAGAAGTCAAAGATCTAATAGGGGCTCAGATTTGCAGTATTCCATGTCAATAACTCTTGAAAATGCTGCGAAAGGAACTACCGAGAAAATAAAAATTCCTACTTTACAAACTTGTAATATCTGCGCAGGCTCTGGTAGTAAACCTGGATCAAGACCAATAACCTGTAGAGACTGTAATGGAGCAGGTCAAGTAAGGATGCAACAAGGATTTTTTTCAGTTGCACAAACATGCAGAAGTTGTAGTGGTTCAGGGCAAATTATTTCTGATCCATGCAACGAGTGCAAAGGTCAAGGTAGAAATCAGAAATCTAAAACATTATCAGTTAAAATTCCTGCTGGAGTAGATTCAGGTGACCGTATTAGATTATCGGGAGAGGGTGAAGGTGGAGTAAAAGGAGGGCAAGCTGGAGATCTTTTTGTAGAATTTAATGTTTTAGATCATGAAGTATTTGAGCGCGATGGCAAACATCTTTATTGTGAAACACCTATTAGTTTTATCCAGGCAACATTAGGAGGAGAAATTGAGATACCTACTTTAGAAAGTAAAGTAAAGATTAAAATACCTGAAGGTACACAGACAGGTAAATTATTTCGCTTGAAGTCAAAAGGAGTAAAACCTGTAAGAGGTGGCTCAATTGGAGACCTGCTTTGTAGAGTAGTTATTGAAACTCCACAGCAATTAACAAAAAAACAAAAAGAAATTTTAATTGAATTAGAAGCTTCTTTAAAAAATGGTAATAAACAGACCCCGTTGTCTAATGAATGGTTTAAAAAAGTAAAATCTTTTTTTGATTCTAAGTAA